Proteins from a single region of Runella sp. SP2:
- a CDS encoding T9SS type A sorting domain-containing protein: MKQLVHFIWLILLSQQAFSQTITWTGATDTDWATGTNWSTNVAPTAADNVFVPGSLARYPVLNSSTSIKSLAVQSGSLLTINASHTLTISGAGVGYSIDLYGTIENNGTIAVTATSDAVYLNGNAKLNNNTGATLSVTTTGNYGVKINNSGVFTNQTGATATITGNSGSLFLYGANTPVEMVKNYGRMNLTKQIEKYSDTFHNYPCGVVILTSGDVFNSGGQILNEGFFSVLGAPDLLANLNGPAADFINNGIIYVVNPNPSYTNNAIRIFNNATTTSIFEFAAGNNLTVEGIYKNDAASASAGGFNQGTNTFTPVGVPGGVQTLYAKITRPSGTCPQVVPFIIDLPGFLTQPSVQSICPGENAVFSVTSTGITSYQWQESADAAFTSPTNISTGGIYTVSSTTDASSLTVAHNVSANGKYYRCVGSPGAIASNGAQLTVIAGSSATIAYTGSPYLNVGTASVTFTGTTGGMFSAAPSGLSLNPTSGEINLATSTLGSYTVTYRVASSGGCPDFVTTTTVAIRTTGRTYVWTGATDNQWNNVNNWLVDGNIPSVLPKFGSSQGNPVQIPVVGSGRYPEVTTAEGARKITIAANASLTIKNTGNLQIVGSDTDGVTSAGTFTNNGTVLIDSSYNDGFVNQTGASLINTNSLTVRMGTGNRLENYGSINNSGTFTVGGGIATAILNHPAATLTNTSTFAVSGGLTGGMLNQGTIDNSGQFTVSGGVSGTLFINQETVTNRSGATLRIGNHDSLAFDNQKLVENEGNLNLGNGKDRAAINREGATIRNKAGGTLDVNATGKTMFRNGGLLENYHIVTFSGSPDTCFYNLPTGEVKNEATFGVGSNGGVNGAIINLGKFTHGSAGILALRGIGNIAFKNGGTFLSAAGCVINSVSMNDLLINLPNAVFENKCATTFGSSRNPIVNQGRYTHTAGSFTVGQMGDVLQNSDYAEINVPFTSTGSMGKFFVNSDTLILGPQTTVTTSPDTYSTHGTPLTNTSTGYVHSQADFTIRSATTLIDNAGKMVLGSQSTLIGTDMGTPIINTGDLTNEGTANFNRFGGYGINNSGTFTNKGRFETGNSDKSLYNNGGIIENSGVIEIDSVFRDAVLQEGNSSVFINTATGQINVDFVFGNGIKNTAGNFINRGQILIAQTDTVALSGINNAGMFQNTKLMRIGGVGKIKQHGVYNTGIFSNSSNSQVFLQSAEGSGITNQGGTITNQSCAYIESTSAILNAAGSFSNAGIIKKRNDNIAAVSTISDNSGKIINEDTDAFNVTGSNSGATISITSSSASMSLCANTRTLTATPSGGTFSVTGPGSVVGNVLTATGVGTIVVSYAYNNDPSCPYFANQTIEVISTETPTGLLTWTGLVDTDWNTACNWSPVSVPTATNDVIIPNTTNKPIINTAAVAQSVEVQTGAMLTIAATKSLTINGSRTVATFDAGFHNAGTVQNNGQLVLGSTGSVGAYGLFNRAIFNNNTDGEIKIDRSTDTGLLNDIGGTFTNAAKITIGAVASVGGSGLLNQATFNNNTGGEIKIDRSTQVGVLNNNNFNNAAKITIGATASVGDRGLVNDGGTFANTAGGDVSISRVTSPIEIGLFNTNGGTLTNVAKIKVDGATNGIHNFNSSFQNNANGEIKVDNASRGVFNESGSITNLAKLNIKVLNNGGTTDGLLNNSIFNNNADGVIEIDGAGGNYLRNQQGTFTNAAKIKLGSLAATEARKGIENNALFNNNLGGEITINNAKSGFVNAEGTFTNNALITITSSGEVDTHGLINRDLVTNNACGKIIVLKGMLVNRPGYTFTNLGLVQVVDNLENNGTFTNNGVLKYGSLMGTVSNTTNSSLIVNNTPTPIFTYGGTYNGVVNGIYTDEAATLPAGTFTAPNAFEPSGLPAGSQTLYAKITPQGGACSYVVSFTFNNTALAPVFTTQPTAITRCSGSSASFTAAATNATAYQWQFNSGGGWNNVPASAPYANGTTATLTISNVAGLNGYQFRCVAIGATVNTNSDPATLTVISKPTITLTTLQQTLNEGNSQTFCDTDANPVNGLQFTVSGSCVTGSPVWRVQVGSGAWSNWSATAPVSQPSNNQPHRYQAACDASCPSTYTSPIELTINYRASVPQNVSLLVDGVTVAVGETKEVCSLVNTNLTFTANCAAGEIILYSVDGGEYSTGVPVGLVDNQFHNYRVRCRKSDGTPSCVESESGVMRLKLVVIPAAPMVSLSSTSSCNPSASFSGQSTCGSLRTVWYNATTNIALPSLPATVPTETTSYYARCQTENGCVSEKSNVVTFTLTPTQVAPVITASQEIVCTGTTVTISANCPAGSQTFWNTGVTAPSFEVAFNNVTKQTYWAKCLFEGGCQSTESVRKDVYWNAFVVTLINIGESKSAVKPANDKSLWSSQFITRDGGPELEQSTQVNPTLFYVENANKMAPRYWTINVEACGLSTDGSLTFDMLATPEMGVIRSFNTHENNAPYFMYANREGWTELYGQNHPAYGFYQDNGVGGNVYDAGLPKGLYKLGIRYWDQKGWGSIYPSTRKPQGNVLAYQEYWFRIQSRDGVGVGAARTAEQVASGQMASGQGARGEGQEARGKGSDNGQPITDNGSFATVLPNPVSNILRLKVQDSKGQVVQTALTDASGREVLRRQFVPETNTHQEEFGVADLPNGVYFLKVNSGNQQVNLKVVKLN; the protein is encoded by the coding sequence ATGAAACAACTAGTACACTTCATTTGGTTAATCTTGCTCAGTCAGCAAGCGTTTTCCCAAACCATTACTTGGACAGGTGCTACCGATACCGATTGGGCAACGGGCACCAACTGGTCCACGAATGTAGCACCTACGGCTGCTGACAATGTCTTTGTCCCTGGCAGTTTAGCACGTTATCCCGTGTTGAATAGTAGTACGTCCATCAAGTCACTCGCTGTACAGAGCGGTTCTTTGTTAACCATTAATGCCAGCCATACACTTACGATTTCGGGGGCTGGTGTTGGTTATAGTATTGATCTATACGGCACTATCGAAAACAACGGCACGATTGCTGTCACTGCTACTTCTGATGCAGTTTATTTGAATGGAAATGCAAAGCTTAACAATAACACGGGCGCCACTCTCTCCGTTACAACCACGGGTAACTATGGCGTTAAAATCAACAATTCAGGGGTATTTACCAACCAAACGGGAGCTACGGCTACTATCACTGGAAATTCAGGATCCTTGTTTCTTTATGGTGCCAATACGCCCGTAGAAATGGTCAAAAATTACGGAAGAATGAATTTGACGAAACAGATTGAGAAATATTCCGATACGTTCCACAACTACCCGTGCGGCGTAGTAATCCTTACCTCTGGAGACGTGTTTAACAGTGGAGGACAAATCCTCAACGAAGGCTTTTTTAGTGTGCTCGGTGCCCCCGATTTGCTCGCCAATTTGAATGGCCCCGCGGCGGATTTTATCAATAATGGGATTATTTATGTTGTGAATCCTAACCCTTCCTACACCAATAATGCCATCCGAATCTTCAATAACGCTACCACGACCAGTATTTTTGAGTTTGCGGCAGGAAATAATTTGACAGTAGAGGGGATATATAAGAATGATGCAGCTTCGGCCTCGGCGGGTGGTTTCAACCAAGGAACGAATACTTTTACGCCCGTAGGCGTGCCAGGAGGGGTACAAACGCTCTATGCCAAAATCACACGTCCGAGTGGTACTTGTCCCCAAGTGGTTCCCTTTATTATAGATTTGCCTGGGTTTCTTACTCAGCCTTCGGTTCAGTCAATTTGCCCAGGTGAAAATGCCGTTTTTTCAGTAACGAGTACGGGAATCACCAGTTATCAATGGCAAGAATCGGCGGATGCGGCTTTTACTTCACCCACCAATATCTCTACGGGAGGCATTTATACCGTCAGCTCCACGACCGATGCAAGCAGCCTGACCGTTGCACATAATGTCAGCGCTAACGGAAAGTATTACCGATGTGTGGGCAGCCCAGGTGCTATTGCGTCCAACGGTGCTCAATTGACCGTAATAGCGGGCTCAAGTGCTACCATCGCCTATACAGGTTCGCCCTATCTGAATGTAGGAACAGCCTCGGTTACTTTTACGGGTACAACGGGTGGTATGTTTAGTGCAGCGCCATCGGGGTTGTCACTCAACCCAACATCGGGAGAAATTAATTTAGCGACTTCCACTCTTGGTTCGTACACCGTCACTTACAGAGTAGCCTCTTCGGGCGGATGCCCTGATTTTGTAACGACCACGACCGTGGCGATTAGAACCACAGGTAGAACCTACGTATGGACGGGGGCAACTGATAACCAATGGAATAACGTAAACAACTGGCTAGTCGATGGAAATATCCCATCGGTATTGCCCAAGTTTGGGTCGTCTCAGGGTAACCCCGTTCAAATTCCAGTCGTGGGTTCGGGGCGTTATCCCGAGGTCACAACCGCAGAGGGAGCTCGCAAGATAACCATTGCGGCCAATGCCAGTTTGACCATAAAGAACACAGGCAACTTGCAAATTGTGGGCAGTGATACCGACGGCGTAACCAGCGCAGGGACATTTACCAACAACGGAACGGTACTGATTGACTCTTCGTACAACGACGGTTTTGTGAACCAAACGGGCGCGTCCCTCATTAATACGAATTCCTTGACAGTGCGGATGGGAACGGGCAACCGCCTCGAAAACTACGGCAGTATCAACAACAGCGGGACGTTTACCGTGGGCGGAGGAATAGCCACGGCCATTCTCAATCACCCCGCCGCTACCCTGACCAATACGTCCACTTTTGCCGTAAGTGGTGGGTTAACGGGAGGGATGCTCAACCAAGGTACCATTGATAACTCAGGGCAGTTTACGGTAAGCGGGGGTGTTTCGGGGACGTTGTTTATCAATCAAGAGACCGTTACCAACCGCTCGGGCGCAACCTTGAGGATAGGGAACCACGATTCATTGGCTTTTGATAACCAAAAATTGGTAGAAAATGAGGGAAATTTGAATTTAGGCAATGGAAAAGACAGAGCTGCTATTAACCGAGAGGGAGCTACGATTCGGAACAAGGCAGGGGGAACATTGGATGTGAATGCGACTGGCAAGACAATGTTTAGAAACGGCGGCCTCCTTGAAAACTACCATATAGTCACCTTTTCTGGTAGTCCTGATACTTGTTTCTATAACTTACCAACGGGGGAGGTTAAAAATGAGGCTACTTTCGGAGTTGGTAGTAATGGTGGGGTAAATGGGGCGATTATCAACTTGGGTAAATTTACCCACGGCTCAGCTGGAATTTTAGCTTTGAGAGGTATAGGTAATATAGCATTTAAAAACGGCGGTACATTTTTGAGTGCTGCAGGTTGTGTAATCAATTCAGTGTCAATGAATGACCTACTTATAAACCTACCCAATGCCGTATTTGAAAATAAGTGCGCTACTACTTTCGGAAGTTCTCGTAACCCCATCGTCAACCAAGGGCGATATACGCATACGGCGGGGAGCTTTACGGTGGGACAAATGGGGGATGTTCTGCAAAATTCAGATTACGCAGAAATCAATGTGCCTTTTACTTCAACAGGAAGTATGGGAAAGTTTTTTGTCAATAGTGATACGTTGATTTTAGGGCCTCAAACAACCGTCACTACAAGCCCAGACACCTATTCAACACACGGCACACCACTCACCAATACCAGCACGGGTTATGTACATTCGCAGGCTGATTTTACGATTAGGTCTGCTACTACCCTCATCGATAATGCAGGTAAAATGGTGTTGGGCAGTCAGTCAACGCTTATTGGGACAGACATGGGTACGCCCATCATTAATACAGGTGATCTTACCAATGAAGGCACGGCTAATTTTAACCGCTTTGGAGGATATGGTATCAATAACTCAGGAACGTTTACCAACAAAGGGCGTTTTGAAACGGGCAACAGCGACAAAAGCCTTTATAATAACGGAGGTATCATCGAAAACTCGGGTGTTATCGAAATAGATTCTGTGTTTCGGGATGCGGTTTTGCAGGAAGGCAACAGTAGTGTTTTTATCAACACCGCTACGGGACAAATCAACGTGGATTTTGTGTTTGGTAACGGTATCAAAAATACAGCTGGTAATTTTATCAACCGTGGCCAAATTTTAATCGCCCAAACGGATACCGTTGCCCTTTCAGGTATCAACAATGCAGGCATGTTCCAAAACACCAAACTTATGCGCATTGGCGGTGTAGGTAAAATCAAACAGCATGGGGTGTACAATACAGGTATTTTTAGCAATTCGTCCAACAGCCAAGTGTTCTTGCAAAGTGCCGAAGGCTCGGGTATTACCAACCAAGGAGGAACAATCACCAACCAAAGCTGCGCTTACATCGAATCAACTTCTGCCATTCTCAATGCAGCGGGAAGTTTTAGCAACGCAGGAATCATCAAAAAAAGAAACGATAACATCGCCGCTGTCAGTACGATAAGTGATAATTCGGGCAAAATTATCAACGAAGACACCGACGCCTTCAATGTGACGGGAAGCAACAGCGGCGCTACCATCAGCATTACTAGCAGCAGCGCGTCTATGTCGCTGTGCGCCAATACGCGTACCCTCACTGCGACTCCTTCGGGCGGTACGTTTAGCGTTACGGGGCCTGGCTCAGTCGTTGGTAATGTCTTGACGGCTACGGGTGTTGGTACGATTGTCGTTAGTTATGCGTACAACAACGACCCAAGTTGTCCCTACTTCGCCAATCAAACCATCGAAGTAATTTCGACGGAAACCCCCACGGGGCTTCTCACGTGGACGGGCTTGGTAGATACCGACTGGAACACAGCCTGCAACTGGTCGCCAGTAAGTGTGCCTACCGCTACCAACGACGTTATTATTCCAAACACAACCAACAAACCCATCATCAACACCGCCGCCGTGGCCCAATCGGTGGAGGTACAGACGGGGGCAATGTTAACCATTGCTGCAACCAAGAGTCTGACTATCAATGGGTCAAGAACAGTAGCGACGTTTGATGCTGGATTTCACAATGCAGGGACGGTGCAGAACAACGGACAGCTCGTATTGGGAAGCACAGGCAGTGTAGGGGCATACGGACTCTTCAACCGCGCTATTTTTAACAATAATACGGATGGGGAAATCAAGATTGATCGATCAACCGATACGGGTTTGTTGAATGATATTGGTGGTACATTTACAAATGCGGCTAAAATCACCATTGGCGCTGTGGCAAGTGTGGGGGGCAGTGGACTGTTAAACCAAGCTACTTTCAACAACAACACTGGAGGAGAAATAAAGATTGACAGGTCAACACAAGTCGGAGTATTAAACAATAATAATTTCAACAACGCCGCCAAAATCACCATCGGAGCCACGGCAAGTGTGGGAGATCGGGGACTTGTAAACGACGGAGGGACTTTTGCCAATACTGCGGGCGGTGATGTATCCATAAGTAGAGTGACGTCGCCAATTGAAATAGGATTATTTAACACAAATGGTGGTACGTTGACCAACGTGGCTAAAATCAAGGTAGATGGTGCAACCAATGGCATCCATAATTTCAACAGTTCTTTCCAAAATAATGCCAACGGAGAAATTAAAGTTGATAACGCATCGCGTGGGGTATTCAATGAATCAGGCTCTATTACGAACCTTGCCAAACTCAATATCAAAGTTCTGAATAATGGTGGAACTACCGACGGGCTCCTCAACAATAGTATCTTTAACAACAATGCCGATGGGGTCATTGAGATAGATGGCGCAGGCGGTAATTACCTGCGTAATCAGCAGGGGACTTTTACCAACGCTGCCAAAATTAAGCTAGGAAGTTTAGCTGCTACAGAAGCAAGAAAGGGAATTGAGAATAATGCCTTGTTTAACAATAATTTGGGCGGGGAAATAACCATTAATAACGCCAAAAGTGGTTTTGTAAATGCCGAGGGAACATTTACCAATAACGCCCTCATCACCATCACAAGCTCAGGGGAGGTAGATACACATGGCTTGATAAACAGAGACTTAGTGACAAACAATGCCTGTGGTAAAATCATCGTATTAAAAGGTATGTTAGTAAACCGTCCTGGATATACCTTTACCAATTTGGGCCTCGTACAAGTCGTTGATAATCTTGAAAATAACGGCACTTTCACCAACAACGGCGTATTAAAATACGGTTCGCTGATGGGCACTGTGTCTAATACTACTAACTCGTCGCTCATCGTTAACAACACGCCTACGCCAATTTTTACCTACGGCGGTACGTACAACGGTGTTGTCAATGGCATTTATACCGATGAAGCAGCGACGCTTCCAGCGGGGACATTTACTGCGCCCAATGCCTTTGAGCCTTCGGGTTTGCCAGCAGGTTCGCAAACGTTGTACGCTAAAATTACGCCCCAAGGTGGCGCGTGCAGTTATGTGGTGTCGTTTACGTTCAATAACACGGCCCTTGCGCCCGTATTTACGACCCAACCCACGGCAATCACCCGTTGTTCGGGCAGTTCGGCGAGCTTTACGGCTGCCGCTACCAATGCAACAGCTTATCAATGGCAGTTCAATTCGGGCGGTGGCTGGAACAATGTTCCCGCCTCAGCACCGTATGCCAACGGCACAACCGCTACCCTCACAATCAGCAACGTAGCGGGTTTAAATGGCTACCAATTCCGCTGCGTCGCCATCGGAGCAACTGTCAATACCAACTCCGACCCTGCGACCCTGACGGTAATAAGCAAACCAACCATCACTTTAACGACCCTCCAACAAACGCTAAACGAAGGTAACTCCCAAACCTTCTGTGACACGGATGCGAATCCAGTTAATGGTTTACAGTTTACGGTTTCGGGTTCGTGTGTTACAGGTTCACCTGTTTGGCGCGTACAAGTAGGCAGTGGGGCATGGAGTAACTGGTCGGCGACAGCACCAGTTTCCCAACCCTCCAATAACCAACCCCACCGCTACCAAGCGGCCTGTGATGCGAGTTGCCCAAGTACCTACACTTCGCCGATTGAGTTGACGATAAATTACCGCGCTTCTGTTCCTCAGAATGTGTCACTGTTGGTGGACGGGGTGACGGTAGCCGTAGGCGAGACGAAGGAAGTGTGTAGTTTGGTCAATACTAACCTAACTTTCACTGCGAATTGTGCTGCTGGTGAAATCATTCTTTACTCAGTTGATGGCGGTGAATATAGTACAGGTGTGCCCGTTGGCTTGGTGGACAATCAGTTCCACAATTACCGCGTACGTTGCCGCAAATCAGACGGAACGCCATCGTGTGTGGAGTCAGAGTCGGGGGTAATGCGGTTAAAATTGGTGGTAATTCCAGCAGCGCCGATGGTTTCGTTGTCATCGACAAGCAGTTGTAACCCATCGGCCAGTTTCAGTGGACAGTCAACTTGCGGAAGCTTGCGCACGGTGTGGTACAACGCCACCACGAATATTGCTTTGCCAAGCTTACCCGCCACTGTTCCTACAGAAACGACGTCGTACTACGCTCGTTGTCAGACGGAAAACGGTTGTGTGAGCGAAAAAAGTAATGTGGTAACGTTTACCCTAACGCCAACTCAAGTAGCCCCTGTAATCACGGCTTCGCAAGAGATTGTGTGTACGGGCACAACGGTCACGATTTCGGCGAATTGTCCCGCAGGAAGTCAGACGTTTTGGAACACGGGGGTCACTGCGCCAAGTTTTGAAGTAGCGTTCAACAATGTGACCAAGCAGACTTATTGGGCCAAGTGTCTTTTTGAAGGTGGTTGCCAGAGCACGGAAAGTGTTCGTAAGGATGTTTACTGGAATGCGTTTGTGGTAACGTTGATTAACATTGGCGAATCAAAATCGGCAGTGAAACCCGCCAACGATAAGTCGTTGTGGAGTAGCCAATTCATTACGCGCGACGGTGGCCCCGAATTGGAGCAAAGCACGCAAGTGAATCCGACCTTGTTTTACGTAGAAAACGCGAACAAAATGGCCCCTCGTTACTGGACAATCAACGTAGAGGCTTGCGGATTAAGCACCGACGGCTCGCTTACCTTCGATATGTTAGCGACACCAGAAATGGGGGTAATTCGTTCTTTCAACACGCACGAGAACAACGCGCCGTATTTCATGTACGCCAACCGTGAAGGCTGGACGGAGCTGTACGGACAAAACCACCCTGCTTACGGCTTTTATCAAGACAACGGTGTGGGTGGTAACGTATATGATGCAGGGTTACCTAAAGGTTTGTACAAGTTAGGCATTCGTTATTGGGATCAAAAAGGCTGGGGCAGTATCTATCCTTCGACCCGTAAGCCACAAGGCAACGTGTTGGCATACCAAGAATATTGGTTCAGAATCCAGTCGAGAGATGGAGTAGGCGTAGGAGCAGCGAGGACAGCGGAGCAAGTGGCAAGTGGGCAAATGGCAAGTGGGCAAGGAGCAAGAGGCGAAGGGCAAGAGGCAAGGGGCAAAGGGTCGGATAACGGACAACCGATAACCGATAACGGGTCTTTTGCCACCGTTCTGCCCAACCCCGTCAGCAACATCCTGCGCTTAAAAGTGCAAGACAGCAAGGGGCAAGTGGTGCAAACGGCATTAACCGATGCTTCGGGTCGGGAGGTGTTGCGCCGTCAATTTGTACCCGAAACCAATACGCACCAAGAGGAGTTTGGCGTAGCCGACTTACCTAACGGAGTGTATTTCTTGAAAGTAAACAGTGGTAACCAGCAAGTTAACTTGAAAGTGGTGAAGCTTAATTAG